The nucleotide sequence TAATGCGGCAGCACTGAAATTCCATATAGGAACACCGGACACCAAATACATAGATAGCATTGTCAAAATTATAACCATTGCACTGCCCATGTCTTTTTGTAAAAGAATTGCACTGGCTGCGACAAGTAGTATTAAGAACATAAATGGCACCAGGCTTTCGAAGGGGCTCTTTAGTTTGTCTTTATTTTTGCTTAGCCAGGTTGCCATAAATATCACCGAGCCGACCTTCAAGAATTCTACTGGCTGGAAGTTGATAAAGCCTATTTTGACCCATCTAGTGGCACCACCGCTACTAACTGCAACCCCCGGAATAAGAACTAAGAACATCAGTGCGAAAGCTCCCCAAAATATCGGCGTGGCATATTTCTGCCAAAAATGGTAGTCGGTTTTAGCCGCTATGATCCAGGCGAATAATCCCACTACTAGCCCAGCCAGTTGCTTAAAGAAAAAAGAATTATTATCACTCTCGCCTGCAGTTTGCTTCAATATAGCAATCCACCCAGTAGAGAAAATCAAAATAAGACCAACGCCGACTAATATACCTACTAATATGGTGAGTAAATAATCTGGTCGGTGCTTATAAAATATAGTTTTTTTTGTTTTATTTTTTGGTAGCATTCTTTAGTATCTTAGCCCTTACCGACTAAGCCAATCATCAGCCCTAAGCCGGCGCATACAGCGCCTATTATCCACAGCCTCATTGTGACTTTTGTCTCTGGCCAGCCAATTGCCTCTAGGTGATGATGCAGCGGTGCCGAAATAAATATTTTTCGCTTAAATAGCTTCTTGGAAATAATCTGCACCAGGCTCGAGCCTGCCTCCATAACAAAGACAAAGCCAATAATAGGAAGGACAAAAACAGAATTCGTCAGCATTGCTACCACTCCAAGAGCCGTTCCAAGGGCAAATGAGCCTATATCCCCCATGAAAAACCTAGCCGGGAATATATTAAACCAAGTATAGGCCAGCACAGCCCCTACTGTAGCTAGGCAGAACCCAGCTATCCCGATATTACCTTGGGCTAAGGCGATGATTCCAAAGGCCCCAAAGGATGCAGCTAAGAGGCCACCCGACAGACCATCTAGGCCATCGGTTATATTCACAGCATTAGATGTGGATACAATTACCAAAACAAAGAGCGGAATATAAAGAATTCCAATTTCGAAATCCCCGACTGCTGGGATATGGATCAGGCTATATTTGAGCCTATAATAGAAGTAAAGTGCACCAATAACTGCTATGACCATTATTAGCAAGAACTTTATTGTTGATCTAAGACCAGCGACTCCTTTACCAGAACCTCTGATGTTGATAATATCATCAATCAAGCCGATTGACCCGGCCGATATGAGGCCAAATACTAAAAGATATGTTTGATTACGCGACCAATTCGTGAGTAAAGTAACTGCAGATATCGCAATAACTGTCACAATACCAGCCATAGTGGGTATGTTTCTTTTGTGTTTGGCAGCATGGAGCCGGGCAAACACAGTGGCTTTCTCGCCAGTAGTAGCCGTGTCTCTAATTTGCTTCCAGAGTTTTAGCTTGAACGCAAAGTATGTATATACAGGAGTCAGGGCAATTGCTACGCCAAAACCCAGTGAGGCTTGAACCAAAAGTATAAGAAAGTTTTGGGTTAATAGTTGGTCTGTCATGTTTGTATACTTAATTCTACCAAAATCTGGCCTTAATTCCCATTCGGAGGCACCTGATAATAAATAAAGAGCTGCTTGGCGACTTCCGCAAAGGCTGGAACTGCAGTCTTTTCTGCGAATCCATCAACCTTGGGGTAATCAACTCTTACTAGCATAACAAACTTAGGATCCTCAACGGGCCCAAAGCCAACGAAACTTCCAATGTTCTTTGACTCCTCATAGCCCTGGCCATCAGCCTTAGGAACCTGTGCGGTTCCAGTTTTGCCTGCGATATTATAGCCCTTCATCCTGGCCGGCCAACCAGACCCCTTAAGCACCACTTGCTCCATCATGCTAGCTACCGTTGCAGCCGTCTGAGCGGATATTACATTATCTCTTATAACTTCTGGCTTTTTTTGTTTGATTTCGCCAGATTGAGTGATTTCTTTGTCCACTAAGTAGGGCTTATAGAGTGTACCCCCATTAGCCACTACTGCCACAGAGTTGATAAGCTGTAAGCTAGTGCTCGAAAGCCCCTGACCAAAGCTCATATTAGCGTAATCTACATCTGGGCTATCTGGATCTTTTATAAAACCTTTTGATTCACCGGCCAGCTCAATGCCTGTGCGCTCACCAAAGCCAAACTTTTTGATATAGTCGTAAAATACCTCCTTGGACTTGTAAGTGATCTTATTCGGATCAGTCCCGAGCTGTTTTAATACAAATACTACCCCAGTATTTAAGGACTTCTGAATGACATCAACCATGCTTGATGTGCCATACTTCTTATTGTCAGCGTTCTTGACTACCCTATCATCAATCTTAGATTCTCCAGTGTCCTCGTATTTAGTATCTGGTTTTACCTTGCCTGTTTCGATACCAGCCGACATTGTTATAACCTTAAAGCCAGACCCAGGCTCAAATAAATTGGTTATAGAACGATTTAAGAACTTGCTATACTCATCTTGCGGAACAGCCTGATAATTATTTGGGTCATAATAAGGATAGTTAACCATTGCTTTTATTGCTCCAGTTTTCGGGTCCATAACTATTATGCTGCCATTTTCGGCTTTATTATTTTTGACTGCCGTCTCGAGTGCTTGGGCGGCCATAGCCTGTATATTCCTGTCGATTGTGAGGACAAGGTCGCTGCCGTCTTTAGGCTTGATGAGCGTGTTCTCATTGGAAGTTATCGGCACGCCTTGAGCATCAGTTACGGCCCTGTTGACTCCATCTACGCCAGCAATTGTCTGGTTCATATACTCCTCAATACCATATTGCCCAGATTCGTCATCATTTACATAGCCGGTAATGTGCGAAAATAGCTCACCTTCTGGGTAGTTTCGGCCATCTTGAGGGATTAATATAACCCCAGCTATATTCATTTTTTTTACTTCTTCGGCTTCATTAGATGATAGCTTTTTATTAATAACAACATAGCGCTGATCTTTATCAGATAATTTAGAGCGTAGCGCTTCGCGATCCGTGCTCCCAAGGTATCCAGATAGTTTATCAACACTTTCGTTAGGGTCCTTAATATACTTTGGGTCTGCGGCCAATAGATACCGCTGCTGGTTTAATGCGATTGGATAGAGTTCGTTATTACCATCCTGAACATAAATCTGGCCTCTCTTGGCATTAATTACAAATTTTCTAGATTGCTGAGCATTCGCTTTTTGTATGTAGGAATTATGCATATAAACTTGTACATAAACTAGCTTAAAAATCACAACAAACACGAAAATACACATCGTTACAGATATAAATACAATGCGCTTATTAAAATCATTGGCTGGGCTGCTGCTATTTGGCATATAGTTATCGGGCAGTGGTATATGAAACCGTCTTGACGGCCGAAAGCTTGGCTGTTTCAGAAGCCTTTTTAGCTTCAGATATAGTTTGCAATCTGGCGGCATCGATGGAAAGATTCTCTCTTGTCGATTGGAGCTCAGTCTGCCGACTCTCTAAGTTAGATATTTTATAGTTAAATGTTGATGTTTTAGTCACTTGATTAAGATACATCAAGCCAAGCAAAATTACCAAGCCTATCAGCATTAGAGATGTACTGACTGGCCCTGATTGTACCTTAATTTTATTTTTGACAAAGTTCTGATTCTTTCTTAGTGACATCGCTCTTGTTGACATTTAAACTCCTGATTTATTTTTGTTTTTGTTTTTGTTTTTGCTTAAATTAAGTAAGAAATTACTTAACTACACGGACTTTGAGCTTGCGGGAACGTGGAGATTGATCTTTTACTACGATACTCATATTTTTGACTCCTTTTTTTGTTTTTGTTTAATTTATCTTTTCAACGGCTCGGAGCATAGCGCTCCTTGCTCGTGGGTTGTTATCATTTTTAGAACCTTTTACTGGTTTTTTATTCACCAGTCTAAAGTTTGGTGTGCCTATTTCCATACCAGTTACATAATCTTTTTCAGAATTTGTTATTCTTTTAAAGTACTGCTTAACTATTCGATCTTCAAGGCTGTGAAAGCTAATTATCGCCATTATCCCCTTGGACTTAAGGCACCTGCTTGCCATTGGTAAAACCCGCTCAAGACTATAAAGCTCGGCATTAACTTCAATTCTTATGGCCTGGAAAGTCTTGGTCGCTGGGTGGACCTTGGTCTTACCGGGTAGGGCGCTGGAAACTATACTAGCTAGCTCAGTGGTGCTGGCAATGGCCGACACTGACCTTGCCAAGACGATTGCTTTGGCAATTTGTCTCGAACGGGATTCTTCACCATATTTGTATATGATGCTAGCTATGTCGGATTCGTCATATCCGTTGACTATCTCTAGGGCGTCTTTTGCCTGGGTGGTATCCATCCTCATGTCTAGCCTGGCGTCCTTACTAAAGCTAAATCCCCTTGTGGGGGTGTCTAGCTGCGGTGATGAGACACCAAGGTCCAATAGGATTCTGTCAGGCTGGGGGATATTATCCCAATTAAGCTCTGCGAAGTTGCTGTGCAGGAAATCGATGTTTGTATGGCTCGCAAATTTCTTTCTAAGATAGCTTAAGGCGTCTGTATCTCTATCCACGAGGATGAGATGTCCGCTAGGGCCAATCTTGGAAAGTATTGCTTCAGCATGTCCTCCATAGCCTGCTGTGCAGTCTAGCACGGTCTGCCCGCTTTCTAAGCCCAGAAGATCGATAGTTTGCTGTAGTAATACTGGTATGTGTAATTTCATTGTCAAGGTCACCTATTTAGCAGCCAGCTGTTGATTTTTGTTTTTGTTTTTTTGGTAAAGTAGCTCAGGGCGGTTAGCCTCTGAACTGCTATGTGGTAAGGACTTATTTAATAAGTCCTTATTGAGTGTGTGAGATAGTTTGTGAGGTGGAGTTTGTATTAACATAAGATGCTAGGGTCTTTATTTAAGCGTCACCCTCCAGAAACGCTTACTGACTGCCAAATAGTCGACTTTGTGTTTTTATTTTTGTTTTTTTAAGGATCTGGCTATTATAAGTCCATCGAAAGGTTTTACTTAGCTACTATTCGCCAGTACTTGCCGGCACGGACCATGGCAACTGTGCGAGCATTTGTAAGTAAAGCCATTTGATGGGCTTCTAAGGTTACTCTCCCCTGCTTGGAGTCGAGTTTTGAGGTTGATTTACCGATGCGGAATTTAACGTTCAAATCAGCGATTGATTCATCTAGAATATCACCTGATAGCGCATTTTCCATTTCGTTGTCCCATACCTCTTTAGAGTAAAGGTGCAGATATTGGCCGAAGCCTTGGGTAACCACTACTTCGTTTCCTAACTCGCTCTGTAATTCTCGAGGAATTGTGAGCCTATTTTTGTCGTCTAGTTTTCTTTCGAAGTAATCCATTGTCTTTTCTTTTGTTACCCACTTTTACCCACTAGGACTATTGTACTCCACAATCTTACCCACTGCAATAGCTTTAAGGGAGTTTTTTTATAGTTTCCAATAAGATTTTTGCAATCTTATAGAGCGAACAAAAAGCGAATTACCCACTACTAATGTTTGCTATAATAAATTACATGAGACATCGTAAAAAGATTTCTGCAGATTATTTGCACAGTGGTTTTTTTGGTATAGAAGACAGCCTGGTGTCCACTACTGGTGCACTAGCAGGTATCGCCATTAGCTCAACCAGTAAGGCAGCAATTATTTCTGCGGCGCTAGTTATAATTGCGGTAGAATCTACTTCTATGGCCGCCAGTGAGTTTGTAAGCGAGGAGACTGAAGAAGATGTCGAGAATACCAAAAACCCTGCTAGCCCTCTAATTAGCGGCCTAATTATATTTGTTGGCTACATAGTAGCTGGCATTATTCCCCTCGCTCCCTACTTACTATTGCCTAAACTTCAGGCAATACCCGTAAGCATCGGCCTAGCCTTAACGGGGCTGTTTTTGCTTGGTATTTACAAAGGTAAAATTAGCCACAAGAGCCCGTTGCGATCAGCGCTAGAAGTGCTAATAATCGGCGGTGTTGCAGCTGGAATCGGTGTTGCAGTTGGCTTGATATTTAAGGTCTAGTAATGGCAGTTAGTTCGTGGTATTTCTGCCAATACTCTATTGGAAGTGAAGGATCGTCAATTGGAACAGAATCTTCAAAATCTTGCTGAAAAGCTGGCGAACTAATATCTAAAATCTTTAAACCATTTGGTCCCGCTATCCAGCAATCAACCCATCCAGCACCTTCACTGACTTCACCGCTTTTCATATCAACCTCAGTAACTTGAATTTCACCGCTCGGCAGTATTGCGAGTAGCGTGCCGCTACCTTCAACTACCTGTCGTTTCGCGGTATAACCTTCTTTGGTGATATTCATAACTGGACATGCGGCATTGGGATTAATCTCGAATAAAGCACCGTCAGCTTGTTCTTCGGTTTTGTCTAAATATTTAATCGCAAAGATTCGATAATCTTTATTTGAGTCTATTTCTGTTAGTTCAGATTCTAAATCATATTTTATTGGGTGGAACTTTTCATCTGGTCCCAGCAGACCGCCGATATCAATACCTGGCTTTGGAGCTGTTTCAGACATGTAGCCTACCTGTAAGGTAACGCTTGAGTTCTTCAATCTTAATTCGTTCTTGTGCCATAGTGTCGCGATCTCGTACGGTGACGGCTTTGTCTTCTAAGCTCTCAAAGTCTACTGTCACGCAGTATGGAGTGCCAATTTCGTCTTGGCGCCTGTAGCGCTTGCCGATAGATTGGGTTTCGTCGTACTCCACATTGTATTCACCTGCAATCGATCTAAATATCTCATGAGCAACATCGCTTAGTTCGGGTTTTTTGCTTAGCGGCAAAATAGCAACTTTAACAGGTGCGATTCTGGGGTCAAATTTCATCACCACTCGCTTCTCGTCATTAACTTCTTCTTCGGTGTAGGCATCTACAAGTGCTGCCAAAAACAGCCTATCTACACCAACTGATGTCTCTACCACCCAAGGCAAGGTGTGCTCTTTTGACTCTTCATTAAAATATTCTAGCTTCTGACCACTGTATTTTGAGTGTCTACTTAGATCCCAGTCTCCACGATTATGGATTCCTTCCATTTCCTTGAAGCCAAATGGAAAATTATACTCGATGTCCCAGGCGTCTTTGGCGTAGTGGGCTCGCTCGTTCTCGCCATGCTCTCTAAAGCGTAAATTATCTTTTCGCAAGAAGCTTTGGTGCCACTGCATACGGCGCTCTTTCCAGCTTTCAAAAACTTCTTTAGCATTATCGGGCTCAACGAACATTTGCATTTCGGCCTGCTCAAATTCGCGCTGTCTAAACAAGAAGTCGCCTGGAGTTATTTCGTTACGAAAGGCCTTACCTATTTGGGCCACGCCAAATGGTAATTTGGCTCGAGTTGTTTCGCGTACATTATTAAAGTTTGTGTAAATTCCCTGGCAGGTTTCGCCTCTTAAATAAGCTGTCGCGCTAGAATCTTCAATTGGACCCAGAAAAGTCTTCATTAAAAGATTAAAATGTCTTATATCTGTCCAGTCGTGTTCTTTACAGTTTGGGCATACAATATCAATTAGCTTAGAATTGAGCTCATCTACATCAACGCTATCAATGTCTGCTAGCTTGTCGGCCCTATAGCGTTTCTTGCAAGCCTTACAGTCTATCATTGGGTCGCTAAAACGCTCAACATGGCCACTCGCCTCCCAGACCTTTGGGCTTTGAATAATTGCACTATCTAGACCGGTGATATTCTCGTTCGTATAGACCATTTCTTTCCACCACAGCTTCTTGAGATTATTTTTTAGCTCAACGCCGTATGGGCCAAAGTCGTACATACCGCTAACGCCACCGTATATTTCACTGGCCTGAAACACAAAACCGCGCCGCTTGGCGTAGCTAACTAACTCTTCCATGGATATTTTTGGATTGCTCATTTCTATATTATAGCCCAGAATCTACTAAGCATGCAAAAGCTCAGTACTTTCGGATATAACTTTGATACTCTTTATCTTTCGATCAAAGCTATATTGTAGATAGCCCAGCAGCAAGCTAAGCGACTCCACTAAAGTTCTATTTTCTAACTTAAGACGAAGGCAGGTAGAGATATTGTAGTTCGTGCAAATACTCCATAGCTTTACGGCATCTGGGCTAATAACAATTGCATCAATATTAGTTTTACTGCTGGCGACTCTGCCGTCGGTCATATTAAAATAATACTTACTATGGCCTTCAATCCCCCTGATGTCTGGCGCTAAGCCTGAATACTTCATCATTCCTAAGAGCGCAAAAGTTGCTGTTAATAGCACATTACTGCCACTGCCTATCTCTTCTAAGGAGCTCTTGTAGCAGTGATAAAGAGTATTATTGGGCTGGGCTTCGATGGTTATTAAGTCTAAGACCTCTGTAATTAGCAGGGCCATGAGCCTTGCTTCAAGCTTAGCTTCAAAAAAAATGTTTAATGCTTGTGTTCGCGCAGCAACTAGCGTTGGCAGCTTACCTTTACCGATGTAGCTAAATCGAGTCTCCACTAGCGGCTCAGTATGAGCTTGGAGCTTGGCCCTAGGCTTCTTTATGCCCTTGGCTATAAGGCTAATTTTGCCCTGCTCTAGCGTAAAAATCACTATAATCCTATCATTATCCTTGAGGCTTCTGCGCGCTATCACATAGCCGGTGCAGTCAGACTGCCTCACTTTGGCCGATCAAATCTTTAACTACCTTTGAGAATTGTGAAATCGAAAACTGAGACTTTGTATATATCCCTAAAATATTTAGGCTCACCATGAGCTCCTTATCCATATTAAGATCCTGGGTATTCATGCCGGTTACAATTATTGTCGGGACAGTATCCCCGTTAGGCCTCTTGCGTAAATCGCGTAACAGCTCAAAGCCATTTTTATTCTTAAGCATGATATCCAGCACCAGTAAAGAAATGTTATCGGGATTAAAAATCTTAATTGCAGAATTATAGCTTTCCGCAGTTAATACTCCAATCCCCTCTAGCTCTAAGGAATGGCGATATACATCACACAACAGTTTATCGTCCTCTACTATTAATACTTTTTTATTCATTTATCCATTATAGCTAAATGGGATCTGATTAGACAGGCTTAGCCGCATATAGACTAGCCGCATTTCGCCAGACTTCCTCCACCTGAGAGAGCCCCCGTGGCGAATTAGTAGAGTGTTGATAAACTCCACGATATCTACTCCAAAATTCATGGAGTCGGATACCGTGCCGCCTTTAATACGGACCGAAACATAGCCAGATCGGCAGCGTAAATCGATAGCAATCTTCTTAATAGATAGATCCTCGAGGATTATGAGCAATATTATCACTTTTACAACGCTCGCAATTATGTCCCTATCCGAGATAACATTCAAAAGTGGTCTATTCCTATTAGGGGTTATTTTAATACCGGCCGCTCGATATGCCTGCGCCGCCCTATCAAAGGCCGCCATGAGGCTAGTGATAGTGCCTTCGGCTGAATCGATATTTTGACCGATGTATATAATTTGATTGAGCAGATCAATATTGAACTTATTCCTTAAAATAATTTCATTATGGTTAGGGCTTAGGGTGGCCGAATCTCCGTAACCGGTAGATAGACAATGCTCTATTATTAATTGGTCTGAGGTTATTCGCCTTACGATACTAGCCACGACTAAATTGAAGGACTCATAATCTAATGCCATACACTCAGCTTAGACTTGCACCAACCAGTGAGCAAGCATAGGCCCTATGGTACTAGCTTTGTGCCATCTAGTAGGCTGTTGAATGTCGCCGAATAAGTGTCGGGGTCATCGGTTCTAAATAGCATGATCTTCTCACGGTAAGGAATAATTACGATTTCTGCCTTACCGCCTGTCTTGTCATCAAATACTCCTTTGTAACGACGACCTTTTATACCGGATACGGTGGCGTCTGAGGCTACAATTTTGCCGCCTGACTTCTTAGCCTCATCATCTAAAGACTTAATCTCTTTTTCATAGTCAGATTTCTTAAGATCGATGGAGAACTTATGCAGCTCACTGGTAATATCTACATATTGGGGGTCAGCCAAACCGTTGAAGGTCCCATCGGCAGGTTTTGGAGTTATAGAAAAGCTCCACAGCTTAGGGATTGGAACCTGAAAGCTTCCTAGCTCGGAGGGGGCACTATAGACAACTACACTCTTGCTCTGATCTATCAAGGCCTGCTTATCTGAAGCTGCTTTCTGCTCCGTCTTGCCTGTTGCCAAGCCAGAAGCGTACTGGGCATCTAAGGCTTGCTTCTTGGCGGCCGCGTTCTTGTTTGATGTAAGTATCAAAACAATTAATAATATGGCCAATATCCCCCCCACTACGCCGATGATAATAAATATCAAGGTATTGGCTGATTTCTTCTTTGGTGCGCCAGATGGCATGGCGGATGGATCTGGCAAGACGGATGCATTGGCATCTGGCTCGGGGTTGTTTAGTGGATTTTGGGGGTCCATAAAATTAATCTCCTGTTAAAATTGCTTGCCCTGGCTCCCAATCTATTGGACATAGGCCGCCAGTTTGCAGGGCCTGAACTACTCGCATTGTCTCGTCGACGCTACGCCCGACATTACTATCTGAGAGTACCGCATACCTTAGCTTACCATCAGGGTCGATGATGAATGTACCTCTTTCGGATTCGCCATCTGCTTCATTTAGTACTTCATAGGCAGTAGAGAGCTGGTGATTGGTATCGGCAAGGATAGGGAAATCGACATCTTTGAGGTCTCTCTCAAACCATGCTTTATGCGAATTAATACTATCTGTACTCGCTGCTAAAATATAGGCATTGATCTTTTTAAATTCGGCACTCTTCTTGGCGAAACCCTCTATTTCTGTCGGGCAGACAAAGGTGAAGTCTCTGGGATAGAAAAATAGTACTACCCATTTACCTTTGTAGTCTTTCAGACTGATATCCTTGAAGTCTCCTTTGATGCCCTTCTGAAAGGCAGGCTGCTTAAAATCTGGGGCTGGTTGGTTTAGTCTCAACATTATTTTCTCCTTTAACTGATGATTAATTTAATATTTCCATTGCGACATCATAAGTGCCATTATTGTCTTAAATTACGATTAATAAAACTAATTACTTGTGTATGGGTTGTGTTTATATTGTACTACAGTAAGGACTTAAGCTCAAAATATATATATATTCGCTGGCCCGATCTTTTGATCGATCTTCTTGCTTTCAAAGCTAAAGGCGTAT is from Patescibacteria group bacterium and encodes:
- the ftsW gene encoding putative lipid II flippase FtsW yields the protein MLPKNKTKKTIFYKHRPDYLLTILVGILVGVGLILIFSTGWIAILKQTAGESDNNSFFFKQLAGLVVGLFAWIIAAKTDYHFWQKYATPIFWGAFALMFLVLIPGVAVSSGGATRWVKIGFINFQPVEFLKVGSVIFMATWLSKNKDKLKSPFESLVPFMFLILLVAASAILLQKDMGSAMVIILTMLSMYLVSGVPIWNFSAAALSLVGGAGVLILIAPYRLARLATFLNSSDDTAGSGYHINQALIALGSGGFLGRGLGKSLQAYGYLPEATNDSIFAIIGEEFGLIGTSSIIVVFTALVWRGVKIAKSAPDNFGRLLAIGISCWIGFQSIINISAMLNIIPLTGIPLPFVSYGGTSLVALLGGIGILQNISKYTYKEVYDEDTSSRGRNRRSHIASSSRNRIDSQAKS
- the mraY gene encoding phospho-N-acetylmuramoyl-pentapeptide-transferase, producing MTDQLLTQNFLILLVQASLGFGVAIALTPVYTYFAFKLKLWKQIRDTATTGEKATVFARLHAAKHKRNIPTMAGIVTVIAISAVTLLTNWSRNQTYLLVFGLISAGSIGLIDDIINIRGSGKGVAGLRSTIKFLLIMVIAVIGALYFYYRLKYSLIHIPAVGDFEIGILYIPLFVLVIVSTSNAVNITDGLDGLSGGLLAASFGAFGIIALAQGNIGIAGFCLATVGAVLAYTWFNIFPARFFMGDIGSFALGTALGVVAMLTNSVFVLPIIGFVFVMEAGSSLVQIISKKLFKRKIFISAPLHHHLEAIGWPETKVTMRLWIIGAVCAGLGLMIGLVGKG
- a CDS encoding penicillin-binding protein 2, with amino-acid sequence MPNSSSPANDFNKRIVFISVTMCIFVFVVIFKLVYVQVYMHNSYIQKANAQQSRKFVINAKRGQIYVQDGNNELYPIALNQQRYLLAADPKYIKDPNESVDKLSGYLGSTDREALRSKLSDKDQRYVVINKKLSSNEAEEVKKMNIAGVILIPQDGRNYPEGELFSHITGYVNDDESGQYGIEEYMNQTIAGVDGVNRAVTDAQGVPITSNENTLIKPKDGSDLVLTIDRNIQAMAAQALETAVKNNKAENGSIIVMDPKTGAIKAMVNYPYYDPNNYQAVPQDEYSKFLNRSITNLFEPGSGFKVITMSAGIETGKVKPDTKYEDTGESKIDDRVVKNADNKKYGTSSMVDVIQKSLNTGVVFVLKQLGTDPNKITYKSKEVFYDYIKKFGFGERTGIELAGESKGFIKDPDSPDVDYANMSFGQGLSSTSLQLINSVAVVANGGTLYKPYLVDKEITQSGEIKQKKPEVIRDNVISAQTAATVASMMEQVVLKGSGWPARMKGYNIAGKTGTAQVPKADGQGYEESKNIGSFVGFGPVEDPKFVMLVRVDYPKVDGFAEKTAVPAFAEVAKQLFIYYQVPPNGN
- the rsmH gene encoding 16S rRNA (cytosine(1402)-N(4))-methyltransferase RsmH translates to MKLHIPVLLQQTIDLLGLESGQTVLDCTAGYGGHAEAILSKIGPSGHLILVDRDTDALSYLRKKFASHTNIDFLHSNFAELNWDNIPQPDRILLDLGVSSPQLDTPTRGFSFSKDARLDMRMDTTQAKDALEIVNGYDESDIASIIYKYGEESRSRQIAKAIVLARSVSAIASTTELASIVSSALPGKTKVHPATKTFQAIRIEVNAELYSLERVLPMASRCLKSKGIMAIISFHSLEDRIVKQYFKRITNSEKDYVTGMEIGTPNFRLVNKKPVKGSKNDNNPRARSAMLRAVEKIN
- a CDS encoding MraZ N-terminal domain containing protein — translated: MDYFERKLDDKNRLTIPRELQSELGNEVVVTQGFGQYLHLYSKEVWDNEMENALSGDILDESIADLNVKFRIGKSTSKLDSKQGRVTLEAHQMALLTNARTVAMVRAGKYWRIVAK
- a CDS encoding VIT1/CCC1 transporter family protein, with translation MRHRKKISADYLHSGFFGIEDSLVSTTGALAGIAISSTSKAAIISAALVIIAVESTSMAASEFVSEETEEDVENTKNPASPLISGLIIFVGYIVAGIIPLAPYLLLPKLQAIPVSIGLALTGLFLLGIYKGKISHKSPLRSALEVLIIGGVAAGIGVAVGLIFKV
- a CDS encoding glycine--tRNA ligase; its protein translation is MSNPKISMEELVSYAKRRGFVFQASEIYGGVSGMYDFGPYGVELKNNLKKLWWKEMVYTNENITGLDSAIIQSPKVWEASGHVERFSDPMIDCKACKKRYRADKLADIDSVDVDELNSKLIDIVCPNCKEHDWTDIRHFNLLMKTFLGPIEDSSATAYLRGETCQGIYTNFNNVRETTRAKLPFGVAQIGKAFRNEITPGDFLFRQREFEQAEMQMFVEPDNAKEVFESWKERRMQWHQSFLRKDNLRFREHGENERAHYAKDAWDIEYNFPFGFKEMEGIHNRGDWDLSRHSKYSGQKLEYFNEESKEHTLPWVVETSVGVDRLFLAALVDAYTEEEVNDEKRVVMKFDPRIAPVKVAILPLSKKPELSDVAHEIFRSIAGEYNVEYDETQSIGKRYRRQDEIGTPYCVTVDFESLEDKAVTVRDRDTMAQERIKIEELKRYLTGRLHV
- the recO gene encoding DNA repair protein RecO; the encoded protein is MRQSDCTGYVIARRSLKDNDRIIVIFTLEQGKISLIAKGIKKPRAKLQAHTEPLVETRFSYIGKGKLPTLVAARTQALNIFFEAKLEARLMALLITEVLDLITIEAQPNNTLYHCYKSSLEEIGSGSNVLLTATFALLGMMKYSGLAPDIRGIEGHSKYYFNMTDGRVASSKTNIDAIVISPDAVKLWSICTNYNISTCLRLKLENRTLVESLSLLLGYLQYSFDRKIKSIKVISESTELLHA
- a CDS encoding response regulator, which gives rise to MNKKVLIVEDDKLLCDVYRHSLELEGIGVLTAESYNSAIKIFNPDNISLLVLDIMLKNKNGFELLRDLRKRPNGDTVPTIIVTGMNTQDLNMDKELMVSLNILGIYTKSQFSISQFSKVVKDLIGQSEAV
- a CDS encoding peroxiredoxin, with amino-acid sequence MLRLNQPAPDFKQPAFQKGIKGDFKDISLKDYKGKWVVLFFYPRDFTFVCPTEIEGFAKKSAEFKKINAYILAASTDSINSHKAWFERDLKDVDFPILADTNHQLSTAYEVLNEADGESERGTFIIDPDGKLRYAVLSDSNVGRSVDETMRVVQALQTGGLCPIDWEPGQAILTGD